Proteins found in one Pectobacterium atrosepticum genomic segment:
- a CDS encoding bacteriocin immunity protein — MKLFLAVIFSVLMIPQTSFSATKTDAVTLLKHLDVTTFRSSFGPKHFPKGTLLKDTGEYVFSQEKDWAEATETDGSWTYSLRIVSENEKEIIACFVDDAHVGSYFSTSPFLIKKTGNSQAYSAIKLDHDVEGCEVNPKNQ; from the coding sequence ATGAAGCTATTTTTGGCCGTAATTTTTTCGGTATTGATGATTCCCCAGACCAGTTTTTCGGCAACAAAAACGGATGCGGTGACGTTGCTGAAGCATTTGGATGTGACTACTTTCCGCAGTTCTTTTGGGCCGAAGCATTTCCCTAAAGGGACGCTGCTGAAGGATACCGGTGAGTATGTATTTAGCCAGGAAAAAGACTGGGCAGAAGCAACAGAAACGGATGGCAGTTGGACGTATTCGCTACGCATTGTCTCGGAAAATGAAAAAGAGATAATTGCCTGTTTCGTGGATGATGCGCATGTGGGAAGTTACTTTTCGACAAGTCCTTTCCTGATAAAGAAAACGGGAAACTCTCAGGCGTATTCGGCGATCAAGCTTGATCACGACGTAGAAGGATGCGAAGTCAATCCCAAGAATCAATAA
- a CDS encoding glutaredoxin 2 yields the protein MKLFIYEHCPFCVRARMIFGLKNLPVEQSVIMEGDADTPTRMVGRKVVPILRKEDGSFMPESMDIVHYVDSKQAPLIADKPVDAEIEAWCKSVSNAVFNLAVPRFTKADFKELSTPEARHAYILREEKAFGDLDGLIAKTPELIAEVEQKLEALESRLANINAISTTDFILFPILLSLTIVKGLQFGPNVHAYLERVSTASKVALLTDKAL from the coding sequence ATGAAACTTTTCATTTACGAACACTGCCCATTCTGTGTCAGAGCCAGAATGATTTTTGGTCTGAAAAATCTGCCTGTTGAGCAATCCGTCATTATGGAAGGCGACGCCGACACACCAACGCGCATGGTAGGCCGCAAAGTGGTGCCGATCCTGCGGAAAGAAGATGGCAGCTTCATGCCGGAAAGCATGGATATCGTCCACTATGTTGACAGCAAGCAAGCCCCGTTAATCGCCGACAAACCGGTTGATGCTGAGATTGAAGCCTGGTGTAAGTCCGTTTCCAACGCGGTGTTTAACCTTGCGGTTCCCCGTTTCACGAAAGCCGACTTCAAAGAGCTTTCCACGCCAGAGGCACGTCATGCCTACATTCTGCGTGAAGAAAAAGCTTTCGGCGACCTGGATGGACTGATAGCGAAAACGCCGGAATTGATTGCGGAAGTGGAGCAGAAACTCGAAGCGCTGGAGTCGCGTTTGGCAAACATCAACGCTATTTCCACCACTGATTTTATTCTGTTCCCTATTTTACTATCGCTCACGATCGTGAAAGGCCTGCAGTTTGGCCCTAACGTCCACGCCTACCTTGAGCGTGTCTCAACAGCCAGCAAGGTCGCGTTGTTGACCGATAAAGCGCTGTAA
- a CDS encoding LysR family transcriptional regulator: MDRLSALETFICVFETGSFSAASRRLGIGQPAVSKAIMQLENQLVTLLLLRSTRGLTPTEAGQRFYEQIAPALKMLGEAQDHIVSGSASLSGRLRICAPVTFARLHIMPRLHEFMAEHPELNVDVILDDRPIDLIAEGIDVALRLGEMKDSSLIAQRLASCSMRLLATPDYFARHGIPASPDALAAHPAVIYLQGERTDRWIFSQDGTQTTVFPNGRIRVSAAEGVRAAVLSGAGLAVASEWMFAPELENVQVVTALDSWTLGKMDLWAVYPGGRMTSARARIFTGFVQRLFS, encoded by the coding sequence ATGGATCGCCTAAGCGCGTTGGAAACATTTATCTGCGTTTTTGAAACGGGGTCGTTTTCCGCCGCATCCCGCAGGCTTGGTATTGGGCAGCCTGCGGTTTCCAAAGCGATTATGCAGCTTGAAAACCAACTGGTAACGCTGCTGCTGCTCCGCTCTACCCGAGGGTTGACGCCAACAGAAGCTGGGCAGCGTTTTTATGAGCAAATCGCCCCTGCATTAAAAATGCTGGGGGAGGCTCAAGATCATATAGTGAGTGGGAGCGCTTCGCTGTCCGGTCGGCTACGTATCTGTGCGCCAGTTACCTTTGCCAGACTGCATATTATGCCGCGACTCCATGAGTTTATGGCCGAGCATCCAGAGCTAAACGTTGATGTCATTCTTGACGATCGTCCGATCGATCTGATTGCTGAAGGTATTGACGTGGCACTGCGTTTGGGCGAGATGAAGGATTCAAGCCTGATCGCCCAGCGGTTGGCGTCGTGTTCCATGCGTCTGTTGGCAACCCCTGACTATTTCGCACGTCATGGTATACCAGCTTCTCCTGACGCACTGGCAGCGCATCCTGCCGTCATCTATTTGCAGGGAGAGAGAACCGATCGCTGGATTTTTTCTCAGGATGGAACACAGACCACGGTATTCCCCAATGGGCGTATCCGTGTTTCTGCGGCGGAAGGCGTGCGCGCGGCCGTGCTGTCTGGCGCAGGGTTGGCGGTGGCGTCTGAATGGATGTTTGCACCAGAGCTTGAGAACGTGCAGGTCGTTACTGCACTGGATTCATGGACGTTGGGTAAGATGGATTTGTGGGCTGTTTATCCCGGAGGTCGCATGACATCAGCCCGCGCCAGAATTTTTACTGGCTTCGTTCAGCGTCTCTTTTCCTGA
- a CDS encoding MFS transporter encodes MSTLSSEANVRTPHVPGKLLIFSMAAASGISVANIYYNQPMLGVISESFTSSGAISLIPTVTQLGYALGLLLLVPLGDKFDRRRLIVWQFLMLALASAFAALSTSAFALLSASLLIGFGATAAQQIVPVAAALADVKQRGAIVGTVMSGLLSGILLSRTIAGLVAESAGWRAMFWLGVPLALAGAWAMGGMLPASPSNQTVRYSELMRSLVTLWRNKHTLRKATLIQALLFASFSAFWSVLALYLESGRFQMGAAAAGLFGVIGVAGIFAAPLAGRLADRIGSRPVVIAGALLTLLSWGIFIGFDSVIGLIIGVVLLDLGVQSALIANQHVIYGLGDAARGRINTVFMGGMFLGGAGGSSVAMAAWHQGGWLMVGGLASALAIMALLAALMNTKKAVL; translated from the coding sequence ATGAGTACATTATCCAGCGAGGCCAATGTCAGAACACCGCATGTTCCCGGCAAATTATTGATTTTCTCAATGGCGGCTGCCAGCGGTATTTCTGTTGCCAATATCTATTACAACCAACCAATGCTTGGCGTGATTAGTGAAAGCTTTACGTCGAGTGGGGCAATCTCGCTGATTCCAACCGTGACGCAACTGGGCTATGCGCTTGGGCTGCTACTTCTGGTGCCGCTCGGTGATAAATTTGATCGCCGTCGGCTGATTGTATGGCAATTCTTGATGTTGGCGCTGGCCTCAGCATTTGCTGCACTGTCGACATCGGCTTTCGCCTTATTAAGTGCCTCGTTGCTCATTGGTTTTGGTGCCACTGCTGCACAGCAGATTGTTCCGGTTGCAGCAGCACTTGCGGATGTGAAACAGCGTGGTGCTATTGTTGGGACGGTGATGAGTGGATTGCTGAGCGGCATTCTGCTTAGCCGTACTATTGCGGGCCTTGTGGCGGAAAGCGCAGGCTGGCGTGCAATGTTCTGGCTGGGTGTACCGCTGGCGCTGGCGGGCGCGTGGGCGATGGGAGGAATGTTACCGGCTTCGCCCTCGAATCAAACCGTTCGTTACAGTGAGCTGATGCGTTCGCTGGTAACGCTGTGGCGGAATAAACACACATTACGCAAAGCCACGCTGATTCAGGCACTGCTGTTTGCATCGTTCAGCGCGTTCTGGAGCGTACTTGCGCTGTATCTGGAAAGCGGACGCTTTCAAATGGGGGCGGCCGCAGCGGGTCTATTTGGTGTGATTGGCGTAGCGGGCATCTTTGCGGCTCCGCTGGCGGGAAGATTGGCCGATAGAATCGGTAGCCGTCCAGTTGTGATCGCTGGAGCACTGCTGACGCTGCTGTCATGGGGGATATTCATCGGCTTCGATTCTGTTATCGGCCTGATTATCGGCGTTGTACTACTCGATCTCGGCGTTCAAAGTGCGTTAATTGCCAATCAGCATGTGATCTACGGGCTTGGCGACGCAGCCAGAGGTCGAATCAATACGGTGTTCATGGGCGGTATGTTTCTAGGTGGCGCGGGTGGGTCCTCGGTTGCAATGGCTGCCTGGCATCAGGGAGGATGGTTGATGGTCGGGGGGCTTGCCAGCGCGTTGGCAATAATGGCACTGCTGGCTGCACTGATGAACACGAAAAAAGCGGTATTATGA